The following proteins are encoded in a genomic region of Acidobacteriota bacterium:
- a CDS encoding tetratricopeptide repeat protein: MKHLRYLAAAFTILLISSSYHLSQGTYFAHDLFPKSLADSINVRLLADPSDSAYSAAFSGVFVPQQDEIERLLAQWAKDGSADEAVVDRLMRELNIMSKDGESDLIAKLRAAGTKYTAGPSAFESVVRETLDKRRYAQVDNAVQEVLNAYGKDLEAVIRTGSSGKRYLQIRGTGDGGTGYRMFFSDDDISFVGTKAEEAARMLNGILENQGLAKLKVKGMDLGSLKNIRGIDLTAIELLEPDKFLGESGIASIKGEMLDKGAVIAERSGESMAMTARPLRQFVEAKKSKMLADLMDDSAVRATVQKFGALTVVGSCERQIVQTHAGWANLPDSEKVKYVLRQRFALSESGAMRNVAGEAASVTAADIAKLTKLRSELKLRPNLTAEELSWLNTLRAQNIDLAFKEIPQKLAPVIAVAEVSGKSVASNPEVRRMMNELTTGFALMRDRVIDIPETEMIAKLKSMAGENKELYSALYTSFQQSKDLVEALDQWIASGGTREAFIDMLVKAEGRLARLQQVIARRAKKANTAEAKTLATIEEMLGNDLGDNFFMKMAKNPAAKKVVLAAMVAGGGAACLKAMYESWAKGNFQEDLSSAAFGIMDFVPGGAEVKLLFTEGMDKTVLVLFIKDALYLSPAWPIALVGDVLVLSIDLGAAYKIQMQQQGLVDFLVYNSDFDTTGERPKFVRLNLPGGTLVEREALAKFFFEAKSLRYRHTGKEFLMNDLSAVSTDLLDKAFIPEDPVTQQLRQAAEQQMNAINRSEALAADGIFASSVGYSRWLFGFETVCEKSQERWCKVFSLLKKKITDRREIVKDKVMIAQLIEMAETKRATLAAANETEAKLDKLQEKLEQLRGKPLEVKLSAVVKKGAEEAGNSVRSDTQEERDMKRGAVWSEAYAAYMRIWNWQRSVKTNIALKTGWDRVLVLQFKWTGDPVEDERKSEQSRKGFASALARITRDITIAKGSEPLVGDPVDKEAFGILGDVVFPWRAALDESDKETAEQGSAYFTEYTSAVEKVKKLYAVSAAFQAQLDKGAQIVKGSETLTLDRSTSLELKFSDPELTTQMTEGKLTIRWFTSGNGRFTPDDRNLKTNYAPYSPEPVKLTVVLTRGGTDRAKGSLAVTMSVAVPNDFLILELTPPQPKPQAIAGITANIPERFFGGKPRFHYNWACTNCKVDNFDRSRTAVTAPKSGASTVTCELLVEGADGKSTLLLRKELKFDVEGKATPTPTPSPSPGATPTPTPTPSPSPTPGTTPTPEATPETVMARVTNRSSRAINVWAEGRSPKTMMDVLESHTEPGTTSGIKAVIPVSGSLHFYKGSVGAVTGGTNEIETSCLWKREPGVSGQVPNITYEADGSLVCGTTILASRVKFVPATVTPLKVGETTTVEAVVDALKPHEKPLTYSWSGTFEGEPSELKSTSKVTIRGNKIGKYKLSVSVAGKTGSLGKASLEYEVGGVTATLEKVNGPLLYGAEIPLTAKVAGMDKLGAAFGRGCVSKPGAICIPDPVNEGDSSSIKVIWQSEPAITFLPPTTGGPTTNARFDRMGKIKVWAEIMVTEEGRTRTVTETPQQEIEVKAPKYIFTFTPAEGEGKAGQEIRAVITEDPPRKPAIDPSMIDFVWTDPPSSNRMEYKDNASEIGFTLKDAKPVQLNVRARVPHWGDTIAEITGTYSPTMFTVKTEVLGSGGLKPQIWREGVGLVTVEKNVYCADEMVRVKATIVEPGAPSDIRWNWTANEGTTIGNNIAQEITVSRHETGTAELTVEAKDKNGVLLGKGTASFSVTVSALDIKTAKTKAAAANSGAAKKKEAADKLIKAKDLVRKGLLDEGITLVGEAEAGDPTNREAKSLSAKWKKERTAVQAAITKAKALLTQNKFVDASTALNAAKALHPLYKPVTDLDKEINDKWGRHDAEVKEAIGAVRLANEARDFKKALVLAPQVRTKFQLTAPSEAELKRYEDWAREHETEKERRRGILKQAEAKLNAGDFDGVLKDVDEMWKNFDVYWNFTTDPEPKIAENLKTQALARRDRINALLIQVKTAAEAVKFDKKQLQQGLVTADEILKIAPTHADAQKYRQIIADRLARGEKGAKGDSALAKGDSLQQSGDHKGAIKAYDSAIKADPNNAETYIKRGNSKLAIGDTKGALKDYDKGIELKSGVAAWHMARAKARESIGDNSGAISDYQSVVIIEPRNMDALKALAAIYVRTNNYQGLIDVYTKIINLEPRNAGAYLARGMAYQASGSCQLAIPDYEKAISLDPRNSPAYNGHGECREQGNDLKNALKDYEKAVQLDPGNSQAVANRDRLKAALAPKPKPTPTPKATPLPTPKPTPKPIPTPKSTPVTTKPKPTPTPQKTPKKPFEIPTEIKIPGVGTIKLPGAKPTPTPVPKQVPVKTPSGKETQVLNNGNIYGVSNGPTAETTFVVKGPWVLTYIQTYHWNNARGATPGSIGVYNDSGQRFGGWRANGTPGQGGVPNAYWEVRPNVVLPAGTYTIVVSSPETWSHNSQSGGRGFAVVKGYPYGGSATNTPPVKNTPNQTGGEMAVVAIIENRSNMPTHIFAQGDTFGPSNKIGAGEKRNVSVTMDASGRVKFTAGRNGQVITTKIWNGVAGDPNRYPRVIFDGSQLLITTGLR; this comes from the coding sequence ATGAAACACCTTCGTTATCTTGCCGCCGCATTCACTATTCTTCTAATTTCTAGTTCGTATCACTTAAGCCAAGGTACTTATTTTGCTCACGACCTGTTCCCTAAGTCGTTGGCCGATTCGATCAACGTGCGTCTGTTGGCCGATCCGTCGGACTCGGCATATTCGGCTGCGTTTTCGGGCGTTTTCGTTCCGCAGCAGGACGAGATCGAGCGGCTGCTTGCCCAATGGGCAAAGGACGGAAGCGCTGACGAGGCCGTTGTCGATCGCTTGATGCGGGAACTGAACATAATGTCGAAAGACGGCGAGTCCGATCTGATCGCAAAGTTGCGTGCGGCCGGTACGAAATACACGGCCGGCCCCTCGGCATTCGAGTCTGTCGTCAGGGAAACGCTCGACAAGCGGCGATATGCGCAAGTTGATAATGCCGTTCAGGAAGTCTTGAATGCCTACGGCAAAGATCTCGAAGCCGTGATCCGCACCGGTTCGTCCGGCAAACGTTATTTGCAGATCCGCGGCACGGGCGACGGCGGCACGGGCTACCGAATGTTCTTTTCGGATGACGACATCTCGTTTGTCGGTACCAAGGCGGAAGAAGCTGCACGGATGCTCAACGGCATTCTTGAGAATCAGGGCCTCGCCAAACTCAAGGTTAAGGGAATGGATCTCGGCTCGCTCAAGAATATCCGCGGTATAGATCTGACAGCCATCGAACTACTCGAACCTGACAAATTTCTCGGCGAATCGGGTATCGCCAGTATCAAAGGCGAAATGCTCGACAAAGGAGCCGTTATCGCCGAGCGCAGCGGCGAATCGATGGCAATGACGGCGAGGCCTTTGCGGCAGTTTGTCGAGGCAAAAAAGAGCAAGATGCTCGCCGATCTGATGGATGACAGTGCCGTTCGGGCGACAGTGCAAAAGTTTGGAGCTTTGACCGTCGTCGGCAGCTGCGAACGACAGATCGTTCAAACGCACGCCGGTTGGGCAAATTTACCCGATTCCGAAAAGGTCAAATATGTACTGCGGCAGCGTTTCGCCCTTAGTGAATCAGGTGCGATGCGTAACGTTGCCGGCGAAGCGGCGTCCGTCACGGCGGCGGATATCGCCAAGCTGACCAAGCTGCGCAGCGAACTCAAGTTACGACCCAATCTGACTGCCGAGGAACTTTCCTGGCTTAACACGCTGCGTGCGCAGAACATCGACCTCGCATTCAAAGAGATCCCGCAAAAGCTTGCCCCGGTAATTGCCGTTGCCGAGGTTTCGGGCAAATCCGTCGCGTCAAACCCCGAGGTGCGGCGAATGATGAACGAACTGACTACCGGTTTTGCCTTGATGCGCGACCGCGTTATCGACATTCCCGAGACCGAAATGATCGCCAAGCTCAAGTCGATGGCCGGTGAGAATAAGGAACTATATAGTGCACTCTATACGAGTTTTCAACAGAGTAAGGACCTCGTCGAGGCACTCGACCAATGGATCGCATCCGGCGGAACTCGCGAGGCCTTCATCGACATGCTCGTCAAGGCAGAGGGCCGACTCGCCCGCCTTCAGCAAGTGATCGCCCGCCGTGCGAAAAAAGCGAATACTGCCGAGGCAAAGACCCTCGCCACCATCGAAGAAATGCTCGGGAACGATCTCGGCGACAATTTCTTTATGAAAATGGCCAAAAATCCTGCTGCAAAAAAGGTTGTGCTGGCAGCGATGGTGGCCGGTGGTGGAGCCGCTTGCCTTAAGGCAATGTACGAATCGTGGGCAAAAGGTAATTTCCAGGAAGATCTGAGTTCGGCCGCGTTCGGCATCATGGATTTCGTGCCGGGCGGTGCCGAGGTCAAGCTGCTGTTCACCGAGGGAATGGACAAGACCGTTCTCGTCCTTTTTATCAAAGACGCTCTATACCTGTCGCCGGCGTGGCCGATCGCTCTCGTGGGCGATGTCCTGGTATTGTCGATCGACCTTGGTGCGGCGTACAAGATTCAGATGCAGCAACAGGGACTGGTTGACTTCCTGGTATATAACAGCGATTTTGACACCACCGGCGAGCGGCCAAAGTTCGTTCGGCTCAACCTGCCCGGCGGAACGCTCGTCGAACGCGAGGCACTCGCAAAATTCTTTTTCGAGGCCAAATCGTTGCGCTATCGGCATACTGGAAAGGAATTCCTGATGAACGATCTTTCAGCGGTAAGCACCGATCTGCTCGACAAGGCGTTCATTCCCGAGGATCCGGTCACACAGCAGTTACGGCAGGCTGCCGAGCAGCAGATGAACGCGATCAATCGATCTGAGGCACTTGCCGCGGACGGTATATTCGCGTCATCGGTTGGCTATAGCCGTTGGCTATTCGGATTTGAAACCGTTTGTGAAAAAAGCCAGGAGCGATGGTGCAAAGTCTTTAGCCTTCTGAAAAAGAAGATCACCGATCGCCGTGAGATCGTCAAGGACAAGGTGATGATCGCACAGCTCATCGAAATGGCCGAGACCAAGCGTGCGACGCTTGCCGCCGCCAACGAGACCGAAGCAAAACTCGACAAACTGCAGGAAAAGCTCGAGCAGCTTCGCGGCAAACCACTCGAGGTCAAACTCTCTGCGGTCGTTAAAAAGGGTGCCGAAGAAGCCGGAAACTCGGTCCGTTCGGACACTCAGGAAGAACGCGATATGAAACGCGGAGCCGTCTGGTCCGAAGCATATGCCGCCTATATGCGTATCTGGAATTGGCAACGGAGCGTCAAAACGAATATTGCGTTGAAGACCGGTTGGGATCGCGTGTTGGTTCTCCAATTCAAATGGACCGGCGATCCGGTCGAAGACGAGCGAAAATCGGAGCAATCAAGAAAGGGATTTGCCTCCGCTCTTGCCCGCATCACTCGCGACATCACGATCGCCAAAGGCAGTGAGCCGCTGGTTGGCGACCCTGTGGACAAAGAGGCATTCGGAATTCTCGGCGACGTTGTATTTCCGTGGCGAGCAGCACTGGATGAATCTGACAAGGAAACGGCCGAGCAAGGCTCCGCGTATTTTACGGAGTATACCTCTGCGGTCGAAAAAGTGAAAAAGCTCTACGCCGTCAGTGCCGCTTTTCAAGCTCAGCTGGATAAAGGCGCTCAGATCGTAAAAGGCAGCGAAACGCTCACCCTCGACAGATCGACCTCGCTAGAACTCAAATTCAGCGATCCTGAACTCACCACGCAAATGACCGAGGGCAAACTGACGATCCGTTGGTTCACGTCGGGCAATGGCCGATTCACACCGGATGATCGAAATCTGAAAACGAATTACGCTCCGTACAGCCCTGAGCCCGTCAAACTAACGGTCGTCCTAACCCGCGGCGGCACGGACCGGGCGAAAGGTTCGCTCGCCGTGACGATGAGCGTTGCGGTACCGAACGACTTTCTCATATTGGAGTTGACACCTCCGCAGCCAAAGCCGCAGGCGATCGCCGGTATTACGGCGAATATTCCCGAGAGGTTCTTTGGCGGCAAGCCGCGATTTCATTACAACTGGGCGTGCACAAATTGCAAGGTGGACAACTTTGACCGTTCGCGGACGGCTGTGACGGCACCAAAGAGCGGTGCCTCGACTGTAACCTGCGAACTTCTCGTTGAGGGAGCGGACGGGAAATCTACGCTGCTGCTTAGAAAGGAGCTGAAGTTTGATGTCGAGGGCAAGGCGACACCGACACCTACACCTTCACCATCGCCCGGAGCGACGCCAACGCCAACTCCAACACCGTCACCTTCGCCGACGCCCGGCACAACTCCAACTCCTGAAGCAACACCCGAAACCGTGATGGCACGAGTAACGAACAGGTCGTCGCGTGCGATCAACGTCTGGGCCGAGGGCAGATCTCCGAAAACGATGATGGATGTTCTCGAATCGCATACCGAACCGGGAACGACCAGCGGTATCAAGGCGGTGATCCCGGTCAGCGGATCGCTCCACTTTTACAAAGGTTCGGTCGGAGCGGTAACCGGAGGGACAAATGAGATCGAGACATCGTGCTTGTGGAAACGTGAGCCCGGAGTCTCGGGACAAGTGCCGAATATTACGTATGAGGCCGATGGCTCATTGGTTTGCGGAACGACCATCCTTGCCTCACGCGTTAAGTTTGTTCCAGCGACGGTGACACCTCTCAAAGTTGGCGAAACAACAACGGTCGAAGCTGTAGTAGACGCACTCAAACCACATGAAAAGCCGCTGACATACAGTTGGAGCGGAACATTTGAAGGCGAACCATCCGAACTCAAATCAACGAGCAAGGTCACGATCCGCGGCAACAAGATCGGCAAATATAAACTGTCCGTATCAGTTGCAGGTAAGACCGGATCGCTTGGAAAGGCGAGCCTCGAATATGAGGTGGGCGGCGTCACCGCAACGCTCGAAAAAGTAAATGGACCGCTGCTCTATGGTGCTGAAATTCCGCTCACAGCGAAAGTCGCGGGCATGGACAAACTCGGTGCGGCCTTTGGAAGGGGATGTGTGAGTAAGCCAGGAGCTATATGTATCCCTGACCCTGTGAATGAGGGTGATTCGTCCTCGATAAAGGTCATTTGGCAATCGGAACCCGCCATCACGTTCCTTCCGCCCACGACGGGCGGGCCGACCACAAATGCCAGATTTGACCGAATGGGCAAGATCAAGGTCTGGGCCGAGATCATGGTTACGGAGGAAGGCCGAACGCGAACCGTTACGGAAACTCCCCAGCAGGAAATTGAGGTTAAGGCTCCAAAGTACATATTTACCTTCACTCCGGCAGAGGGCGAGGGCAAGGCCGGCCAGGAGATCCGAGCCGTCATCACCGAAGACCCGCCGCGAAAACCCGCGATTGACCCGTCTATGATCGACTTTGTTTGGACCGATCCTCCGTCATCCAACCGGATGGAATACAAAGATAACGCCAGCGAGATCGGATTTACACTAAAAGATGCCAAGCCTGTTCAATTGAACGTCCGGGCGAGAGTTCCGCATTGGGGCGATACGATCGCCGAGATCACCGGAACATACTCGCCGACGATGTTCACCGTGAAAACGGAGGTCCTCGGCAGCGGCGGCCTCAAACCGCAGATCTGGCGTGAGGGCGTCGGTCTCGTCACCGTTGAGAAAAATGTCTATTGTGCGGACGAAATGGTCCGCGTAAAAGCCACGATCGTGGAACCCGGAGCACCGAGCGATATACGTTGGAATTGGACAGCTAACGAAGGCACGACCATCGGCAACAACATTGCCCAGGAGATAACGGTCTCACGACACGAGACAGGAACCGCCGAACTTACAGTCGAAGCCAAGGACAAGAACGGCGTGCTGCTCGGTAAGGGCACCGCGAGTTTCTCGGTTACGGTTTCGGCACTCGATATCAAAACAGCAAAGACGAAGGCTGCGGCCGCCAATTCAGGGGCGGCGAAGAAAAAAGAAGCCGCGGATAAGTTGATCAAGGCGAAAGACCTGGTCCGTAAAGGCCTACTTGACGAGGGCATAACACTCGTCGGCGAAGCCGAAGCCGGCGACCCAACAAATAGGGAAGCCAAGTCGCTCTCCGCGAAGTGGAAAAAGGAACGTACCGCAGTTCAGGCTGCGATCACAAAGGCGAAAGCACTGCTCACTCAGAACAAGTTTGTCGATGCATCGACCGCACTCAATGCTGCGAAGGCACTGCATCCTCTTTATAAACCGGTGACGGATCTCGACAAGGAAATCAACGACAAATGGGGACGTCACGACGCGGAGGTCAAAGAGGCGATCGGTGCAGTTCGGTTGGCGAACGAGGCGCGAGATTTCAAGAAGGCACTTGTCCTCGCACCGCAAGTGCGAACGAAATTCCAATTGACGGCTCCAAGCGAGGCCGAACTTAAACGCTACGAAGATTGGGCACGCGAACATGAAACCGAAAAGGAACGCCGGCGCGGAATACTCAAACAAGCAGAGGCGAAACTGAACGCGGGCGATTTCGATGGAGTGCTCAAGGATGTAGACGAGATGTGGAAGAATTTCGATGTCTATTGGAACTTTACGACCGATCCAGAACCAAAGATCGCCGAAAATCTAAAGACGCAGGCTCTTGCTCGCCGCGACCGTATCAATGCATTGCTCATTCAGGTCAAGACCGCAGCCGAAGCGGTAAAATTTGATAAAAAGCAGCTGCAGCAAGGACTAGTCACGGCGGACGAGATCCTCAAGATCGCTCCGACTCATGCCGATGCTCAAAAGTATCGGCAGATCATTGCCGACCGTCTTGCCCGCGGAGAAAAAGGAGCGAAAGGCGACAGTGCTCTTGCGAAAGGCGATTCGCTGCAGCAATCCGGCGATCACAAAGGTGCGATCAAGGCCTATGATTCAGCTATCAAGGCCGACCCGAACAATGCTGAGACGTACATCAAACGGGGCAATTCTAAACTCGCGATAGGCGATACAAAGGGGGCATTGAAGGATTATGACAAGGGAATCGAACTTAAGTCCGGTGTTGCAGCATGGCATATGGCACGTGCAAAGGCCCGCGAGTCAATTGGCGACAACAGCGGTGCGATCAGCGATTATCAAAGTGTCGTGATCATCGAACCGCGAAATATGGACGCCCTTAAGGCACTTGCAGCGATCTATGTGAGAACCAATAATTATCAGGGTCTGATCGATGTCTATACAAAGATCATCAATCTCGAACCCAGAAATGCCGGTGCTTATCTCGCCCGCGGAATGGCATATCAGGCGAGCGGCAGCTGCCAGTTGGCAATACCGGATTATGAAAAGGCAATCTCACTTGATCCGCGAAACAGTCCGGCGTACAACGGCCATGGCGAATGCCGTGAACAGGGAAATGACCTCAAGAACGCGCTCAAAGACTATGAAAAAGCCGTTCAACTCGATCCCGGAAATAGTCAGGCAGTCGCAAATCGCGATCGGCTAAAGGCAGCATTGGCACCAAAGCCGAAACCGACTCCGACTCCAAAGGCGACACCTTTGCCGACGCCAAAACCGACGCCGAAGCCAATTCCAACTCCCAAATCGACGCCGGTGACGACCAAACCAAAACCAACACCGACCCCCCAAAAGACGCCGAAGAAGCCATTTGAGATACCGACCGAGATCAAGATCCCGGGCGTCGGAACGATCAAGCTGCCTGGAGCAAAGCCCACACCAACGCCCGTTCCAAAACAAGTGCCTGTGAAAACACCGTCCGGCAAGGAGACCCAGGTGCTGAACAACGGCAATATTTATGGCGTCAGCAATGGCCCGACCGCCGAAACCACGTTTGTGGTCAAAGGCCCATGGGTCCTGACCTATATCCAGACATACCACTGGAACAATGCTCGCGGTGCCACGCCCGGATCGATCGGGGTCTACAACGATTCCGGTCAGCGGTTTGGCGGATGGCGAGCTAACGGTACGCCGGGTCAAGGTGGTGTTCCAAACGCGTATTGGGAGGTGCGGCCAAATGTTGTTTTGCCCGCAGGAACGTACACGATCGTGGTTTCGTCGCCCGAAACCTGGTCGCATAACTCTCAAAGCGGGGGCCGTGGATTTGCTGTGGTCAAAGGCTATCCGTATGGCGGATCGGCGACCAATACGCCTCCGGTGAAAAATACACCGAACCAGACCGGCGGCGAAATGGCCGTAGTCGCGATCATCGAGAACCGCTCGAATATGCCGACGCATATCTTCGCTCAAGGCGATACGTTCGGCCCGTCAAATAAGATCGGTGCGGGCGAGAAGAGAAATGTGAGCGTCACGATGGACGCCAGCGGCCGCGTCAAATTCACAGCGGGACGTAATGGCCAGGTGATCACAACGAAGATATGGAACGGCGTCGCCGGCGATCCGAACCGGTATCCGCGAGTTATCTTTGATGGATCGCAGCTGCTGATAACTACGGGGCTGCGATGA
- a CDS encoding DUF3160 domain-containing protein: MKSDKLKTGILAAVVLALSLLSANAQNAKVKPYKVSATLAEVSNLKHFNRKMPVTAAKRAMLAKHLFAVSPTKSKQLFHIYEDNDYKDIPSFVTTDSVLHLYHIFFDFTLRTVEEQALTPVLVRLTEGMLADSVKIWNEAEDSGLREAALKNVVYFAVAARNLGLQPKVPAQAENLIRLEMDLIDDHAGMKVGAIFPYEIDYSLFVPRGHYTRSETLQRYFRVMMWYGLAPFALRSNTGRADETIRQSLLLTRSLYRTNLISDWEAIYEPTAFYVGTSDDLTPAEWKSAMDKTFGANAAVSSFADAEKFERFVEAAQLLRPAQIQYRRLIEPGKTIAPDPNTQFRFMGQRYIPDSEILQKLSVPIKRVFPAGLDVMAVLGSERAASILDANPRVYNPQNWEAYRAERAKLLQQFSAVMPEVWTSNLYWRWLGALKTLNEPVPPGYPSFMQNQAWTDKSLNTSLASWAQLRHDTILYGKQSGAEMGDGSEPAPYKGYVEPNVKFWSQMLDLTRRSRQGLNDRKLMPEELEGRFETFEELISNLKTISEKELRNEKLTEDEYQSIRAIGGTLEYMTLSVMTGNPDTWELVNEADKEMACIADVHTGGDEVLEEAVGNANEILVIVPVEGRLVLTRGAVFSYYEFIHPAADRLTDEKWQKMVNAGRVPAPPAWTRSFLISGAQK; this comes from the coding sequence ATGAAAAGCGATAAATTGAAGACGGGGATTCTAGCGGCCGTAGTGTTGGCCCTCAGTTTGCTGAGCGCAAATGCACAAAATGCAAAGGTCAAACCGTATAAGGTCTCGGCTACGCTCGCCGAGGTGTCTAATTTAAAGCACTTTAACCGCAAGATGCCGGTCACTGCGGCTAAACGGGCAATGCTCGCGAAGCACCTGTTTGCTGTTTCACCAACCAAGTCGAAGCAGCTCTTCCACATCTACGAGGACAACGACTACAAGGACATCCCGTCGTTCGTCACAACGGACTCGGTGCTGCATCTGTATCACATTTTTTTTGATTTCACTCTTCGGACAGTCGAGGAGCAGGCACTGACGCCGGTTCTCGTTCGTTTGACTGAGGGAATGCTGGCCGATTCCGTAAAGATTTGGAACGAGGCGGAGGACAGTGGGTTAAGAGAAGCTGCGCTCAAGAACGTCGTCTATTTTGCCGTCGCTGCCCGCAACCTTGGGCTCCAGCCAAAGGTGCCGGCCCAGGCGGAAAACCTGATCCGTCTCGAAATGGACCTTATCGACGATCACGCGGGCATGAAGGTCGGGGCGATATTTCCGTATGAGATCGACTATTCTCTGTTCGTGCCCCGCGGACATTACACCCGAAGCGAGACTCTGCAAAGATACTTTCGCGTAATGATGTGGTACGGCCTCGCTCCGTTCGCACTTCGCTCGAATACGGGCAGAGCCGACGAAACGATCCGTCAGAGCCTGCTGCTGACACGGTCGCTCTACCGGACCAACCTGATCAGTGATTGGGAAGCGATCTACGAGCCGACCGCGTTCTATGTCGGCACGTCGGACGACCTGACGCCGGCAGAATGGAAATCGGCGATGGACAAGACATTCGGCGCGAATGCCGCGGTCTCTTCGTTTGCGGACGCTGAGAAATTTGAGCGGTTCGTCGAAGCCGCCCAGCTTCTGCGGCCGGCGCAGATACAATACCGGCGGCTGATCGAGCCCGGCAAGACCATCGCTCCGGACCCGAACACGCAGTTCCGGTTCATGGGCCAGCGGTACATTCCCGACAGCGAGATCCTGCAAAAACTGTCGGTGCCGATCAAACGTGTATTTCCCGCCGGACTCGATGTAATGGCAGTGCTAGGCAGCGAACGTGCCGCGAGCATTCTCGATGCAAATCCGCGGGTTTACAATCCGCAAAACTGGGAGGCATATCGAGCAGAACGGGCGAAACTTTTGCAGCAGTTCAGCGCGGTTATGCCTGAGGTCTGGACATCCAACCTTTATTGGAGATGGCTCGGAGCACTCAAAACGCTTAACGAACCGGTTCCGCCGGGCTATCCGTCGTTCATGCAGAATCAGGCTTGGACAGACAAGTCGCTCAATACATCGCTCGCATCGTGGGCTCAGCTTCGTCACGACACGATCCTATACGGCAAACAGAGCGGAGCGGAAATGGGCGACGGCAGCGAACCGGCTCCTTATAAAGGTTACGTAGAGCCCAACGTCAAGTTCTGGTCGCAGATGTTAGATCTGACCCGCAGATCGCGCCAAGGTCTGAACGACCGTAAGCTGATGCCCGAGGAACTCGAAGGACGCTTCGAGACGTTCGAGGAATTGATCTCCAATCTTAAAACCATCTCGGAAAAAGAACTGCGGAACGAAAAACTGACCGAGGACGAGTATCAATCGATCCGGGCGATCGGCGGCACGCTCGAGTATATGACGCTGTCGGTAATGACCGGAAATCCGGACACTTGGGAACTCGTCAACGAGGCTGACAAAGAGATGGCATGCATCGCCGACGTTCACACCGGCGGAGACGAGGTGCTTGAAGAAGCCGTCGGGAATGCCAACGAGATACTGGTGATCGTTCCGGTCGAGGGGAGACTGGTACTTACGCGCGGAGCAGTTTTCAGCTATTACGAATTCATCCATCCGGCGGCCGACCGTCTTACCGACGAGAAATGGCAGAAGATGGTAAACGCGGGCCGTGTGCCGGCACCGCCGGCTTGGACGCGGTCGTTTTTGATTTCCGGCGCACAGAAATAG
- a CDS encoding SH3 domain-containing protein encodes MRRNTISSLLPLGILLAVGLACNGLPTIQTQQSAPPPAATPAPQATAAPQATPDQDNAILLQKLAELEKKIDDQKKAGKTVAPPVINSRGTTAWVNSPGDGFLALRSDPNSNIGYRILQIPHGANVRVLSCQGYSQNIGGRTGRWCRVSYGGTTGWAFDGWLVY; translated from the coding sequence ATGAGACGGAACACAATAAGCTCACTTCTGCCGTTAGGTATTTTGCTCGCAGTCGGTTTGGCGTGTAACGGACTACCTACGATCCAGACCCAGCAGTCAGCACCACCGCCGGCAGCCACGCCGGCTCCTCAGGCGACCGCGGCTCCACAGGCAACGCCGGACCAGGATAATGCGATCCTGTTACAGAAGCTCGCCGAGCTTGAAAAAAAGATCGACGACCAGAAAAAGGCGGGGAAAACAGTCGCTCCACCGGTGATAAACTCCCGGGGAACGACGGCGTGGGTCAATTCGCCCGGCGACGGCTTTCTCGCATTGAGAAGCGATCCGAACTCGAATATAGGCTACCGGATCTTACAGATCCCGCACGGAGCGAATGTTCGCGTTCTCAGCTGCCAGGGCTACTCGCAAAATATCGGCGGCCGAACCGGACGCTGGTGCCGAGTCAGCTACGGCGGTACTACCGGCTGGGCTTTCGATGGCTGGCTGGTCTATTGA
- a CDS encoding GTPase domain-containing protein produces MTFINYASREINCKIVYYGPGLCGKTTNLQYIYDSTAPQAKGKLISLATETDRTLFFDFMPLELGTVRGFKTRFHLYTVPGQVYYDASRKLILKGVDGVVFVADSQEERMDANIESLYNLEENLGSQGYDLAQIPYVLQLNKRDLPNVTPIEELSGELIRKGEPVFEAVATNGTGVFDTLKAVAKQVLTELRKG; encoded by the coding sequence ATGACTTTCATCAATTACGCATCGCGGGAAATAAATTGCAAGATCGTATATTACGGTCCGGGACTGTGCGGCAAGACGACGAATCTCCAGTATATTTATGATTCGACGGCACCGCAGGCAAAAGGCAAATTGATCAGCCTTGCGACCGAGACAGACCGAACGCTTTTCTTTGATTTTATGCCGCTCGAACTGGGTACTGTTCGCGGATTTAAGACGCGTTTTCACCTTTACACAGTCCCCGGCCAAGTCTATTACGACGCTTCGCGAAAGTTGATCCTCAAAGGCGTCGACGGCGTCGTTTTCGTCGCCGACAGTCAGGAAGAGCGTATGGACGCCAACATCGAATCGCTGTACAACCTCGAAGAGAATCTCGGCTCGCAGGGCTATGACCTCGCTCAGATCCCATACGTGCTGCAGCTCAACAAACGCGACCTGCCAAACGTCACGCCGATCGAAGAACTTTCCGGCGAACTCATCCGCAAAGGCGAGCCCGTTTTCGAAGCTGTCGCCACCAACGGCACCGGCGTTTTCGACACACTCAAGGCCGTCGCAAAACAAGTGCTCACAGAACTAAGAAAGGGCTAG